From Nitrospirota bacterium, the proteins below share one genomic window:
- a CDS encoding Crp/Fnr family transcriptional regulator: protein MKKANLLHTIPLFRFLSEPDRRRVAREVVETRYAKGQYIFQEGDPADSFHILKEGSVKCVKTSPDGREVTLKVLMPGDLFCCEAAVFDGAPHPGCALPMEDVSVLRLSKKSYFDLLRRNPDAALDIIRYLGARLNEAQENAKVLALDRAEQRVAALLSNLASRASIRDGNGLRLTVRLTRQDLADMTGITVETAIRIMSRFKRARLVSGTARRLVIWDLPKLRQMASASCQGVLMPVRARKTQNMI from the coding sequence GTGAAGAAGGCGAATCTCCTTCACACCATCCCTCTGTTTCGTTTCCTGTCTGAGCCGGACCGCCGTCGGGTCGCGCGCGAGGTCGTCGAAACCCGGTATGCAAAGGGCCAGTACATCTTCCAGGAGGGCGATCCGGCCGACTCCTTCCACATCCTCAAGGAAGGCTCGGTCAAGTGCGTGAAGACATCGCCGGACGGCCGGGAGGTCACGCTCAAGGTCCTGATGCCCGGCGATCTCTTCTGTTGCGAGGCGGCGGTCTTCGACGGGGCGCCCCATCCCGGCTGCGCCCTGCCGATGGAGGACGTGAGCGTCCTGCGTTTGAGCAAGAAATCCTACTTCGATCTGTTGCGGCGGAATCCCGACGCCGCGTTGGACATCATCAGATACTTGGGCGCCCGGCTCAACGAGGCGCAGGAAAACGCCAAGGTGCTCGCTCTGGACCGGGCCGAGCAGCGGGTCGCCGCGCTCCTGTCCAACCTGGCGTCGCGTGCCAGCATCCGCGACGGTAACGGGCTGCGGCTCACGGTCCGGTTGACGCGCCAGGATCTTGCGGACATGACGGGGATCACCGTAGAGACGGCGATCCGGATCATGAGCCGATTCAAACGGGCGCGCCTGGTCTCCGGCACGGCCAGACGCCTGGTCATCTGGGATCTGCCGAAGCTCAGACAAATGGCCTCCGCCTCCTGTCAAGGGGTGTTGATGCCGGTCCGCGCGCGAAAAACTCAAAACATGATTTAG
- a CDS encoding transketolase, whose amino-acid sequence MAPTGISPSLVAALHNKATNLRIESVRATSEAGSGHPTSCCSAADIVATLFFSVMRYDPRNPRHPNSDRFILSKGHAAPLLYAAWAEAGLFDKRDLLGLRTLKSDLEGHPTPRLTFVDVATGSLGQGLAAGVGMAMNAKRIDRAGYRTYVLMGDGESVEGSVWEAAEIARHYGLDNLCAIVDVNRLGQSDPTMLQHDMEAYRARWSGFGWHAIVVDGHDIAALLAAFDEAARTTGKPTVLLARTLKGKGISFVEDRPDWHGKPLKKGEETEKAIRELTGQLKPDGTAPEVRKPDAPAAGAKPAKPMAPPAYKPADSVATREAFGTALAALGEANPLVVGLDADVKNSTFTDKFGKQFPDRFFESFIAEQNMVGAAVGLAACGKIPFVATFACFLTRAYDFIRMASISRANIKLMGSHVGVSIGEDGPSQMGLEDIAMMAAQPGMVVLYPSDGVCTHKLVEAAAAHRGPVYIRTGRPKSPILYGSDETFTIGGSKVVRQSPSDRLTIVAAGVTLFEALKAHDQLKAAGIPVRVIDLYSIVPIDRATLLDSARATGGRILTVEDHYEHGGLGDAVLGAVGSEGVRVHKMAVREIPHSGKPDELLDRYGLSARMIVETAKRLL is encoded by the coding sequence ATGGCTCCGACCGGGATCTCTCCCTCATTGGTGGCCGCGCTGCACAACAAGGCGACGAACCTGCGGATCGAAAGCGTTCGCGCGACCAGCGAAGCCGGTAGCGGGCACCCAACGAGCTGTTGCTCCGCCGCCGACATCGTCGCGACGCTCTTCTTCTCCGTGATGCGCTATGATCCCCGAAATCCCCGGCATCCCAACAGCGATCGCTTCATCCTGTCCAAGGGCCACGCGGCGCCGCTGCTCTACGCGGCCTGGGCGGAAGCCGGGCTCTTCGACAAGCGGGACCTGCTCGGTCTGCGCACGCTGAAGTCCGATCTCGAGGGACATCCGACTCCCCGCCTGACGTTCGTAGACGTGGCGACCGGCTCGCTCGGACAGGGGCTGGCCGCCGGGGTCGGCATGGCGATGAACGCCAAGCGGATCGACCGGGCGGGCTACCGGACCTACGTGCTGATGGGCGATGGAGAGTCCGTGGAGGGCTCGGTCTGGGAGGCGGCGGAGATCGCCCGCCATTACGGACTCGACAATCTCTGCGCGATCGTGGACGTGAACCGCCTGGGGCAGAGCGATCCGACGATGCTCCAGCACGACATGGAGGCCTATCGTGCCCGCTGGTCCGGCTTCGGCTGGCATGCGATCGTGGTGGACGGTCACGACATTGCGGCGTTGCTGGCGGCTTTTGACGAAGCCGCGCGGACGACGGGCAAGCCGACCGTCCTGCTGGCGAGGACCTTGAAAGGCAAAGGCATCTCGTTCGTAGAGGACCGTCCGGACTGGCACGGAAAGCCGCTCAAGAAGGGCGAGGAGACCGAGAAGGCGATCCGGGAACTCACGGGCCAGCTCAAGCCCGACGGAACCGCTCCCGAGGTCAGGAAGCCGGACGCGCCGGCGGCCGGAGCCAAGCCGGCGAAGCCGATGGCGCCGCCCGCGTACAAACCGGCCGACTCGGTGGCCACCAGGGAGGCTTTCGGGACGGCGCTGGCCGCGTTGGGCGAGGCCAACCCGCTCGTGGTGGGCCTGGACGCGGACGTCAAGAACTCCACCTTCACCGACAAGTTCGGCAAGCAGTTCCCCGACCGGTTCTTCGAGAGCTTCATCGCCGAGCAGAACATGGTGGGAGCCGCCGTGGGGCTCGCCGCCTGCGGCAAGATTCCCTTCGTGGCCACCTTCGCCTGTTTCCTGACCCGCGCCTACGACTTCATCCGCATGGCCTCGATCAGCCGGGCCAACATCAAGCTGATGGGGTCCCACGTAGGCGTGAGCATCGGCGAGGACGGGCCGTCCCAGATGGGGCTCGAGGACATCGCCATGATGGCGGCGCAGCCGGGCATGGTGGTCCTCTATCCATCCGACGGGGTCTGCACTCACAAGCTGGTTGAAGCGGCCGCGGCCCACCGGGGGCCGGTCTATATCAGGACCGGGCGCCCCAAGTCCCCGATCCTGTACGGAAGCGACGAGACCTTCACGATCGGCGGCTCGAAGGTCGTACGGCAGAGTCCTTCGGACCGGCTGACCATCGTGGCCGCCGGCGTGACGCTGTTCGAGGCCCTGAAGGCGCACGACCAGTTGAAAGCCGCCGGCATCCCGGTGCGCGTCATCGACCTCTACAGCATCGTGCCGATCGACCGGGCCACGCTGCTCGACAGCGCGCGCGCCACGGGCGGCCGAATCCTGACCGTCGAGGACCATTATGAGCACGGCGGGCTGGGCGACGCGGTTCTGGGCGCGGTCGGCAGCGAGGGTGTCCGGGTGCACAAGATGGCGGTCCGGGAGATCCCCCACAGCGGCAAGCCGGACGAGCTGCTCGACCGGTATGGCCTCAGCGCGAGGATGATCGTCGAGACCGCCAAGCGGCTCTTGTGA
- a CDS encoding TolC family protein: protein MARRFHIAIGLLLFSFWSTALPVPTAAQPPAPSHSLDEILNLALTRHPSVAGAEGLVDQSRGRRIEAGAYPNPTITGQSGGGIIRDPSTGTELNEYLFSLSQPLEWFGKRTARQRAAEAGLIGAAAGLEETRLNLTAEVKIAFYDLLLAQRATELAKQNLAIVQEVARMVKARVQSGEGAQFEFIKAEVELMKADQELTRAQNAIRVKRVRVDTLTAGALGPVFTIHGDFASFDEGARLEIGALTRTALDRHPTIRRLAKLVERAGFAVTKERQSRIPDVTVYGGVAREVGREAYIGGLSVPTPIWYQRQGEIAAALGAKRREEADLLRARYELVRAINEHFQDAKTAVELIELFEKGLLKQAQEALRIAQFSFRQGVSSLLEVLDAQRVYRQTQLEYALARFDLSAARAKLERAVGGPLEAGSTGE from the coding sequence ATGGCACGCCGATTCCACATCGCGATCGGACTCCTGCTCTTTTCCTTTTGGTCCACGGCCCTGCCGGTGCCCACGGCCGCGCAGCCCCCCGCCCCGTCACACTCGCTCGACGAGATCCTGAACCTGGCCTTGACCCGTCATCCGTCCGTCGCCGGCGCGGAAGGCCTGGTGGACCAGAGCCGCGGACGGCGAATTGAGGCCGGCGCCTATCCCAACCCCACCATCACGGGCCAGAGCGGGGGCGGAATCATCAGAGATCCGAGCACCGGAACCGAGCTGAACGAATACCTGTTCTCCTTGAGCCAGCCGTTGGAATGGTTCGGCAAACGAACGGCGCGCCAGCGAGCGGCCGAGGCAGGCCTCATCGGCGCCGCCGCAGGGCTGGAGGAAACGCGGCTCAACCTGACGGCCGAGGTCAAGATCGCCTTCTACGACCTGCTGTTGGCCCAACGGGCCACGGAGCTGGCCAAGCAAAACCTCGCGATCGTGCAGGAGGTCGCCCGGATGGTGAAGGCCCGGGTCCAGTCGGGAGAAGGGGCCCAGTTCGAATTCATCAAGGCCGAGGTCGAGCTGATGAAAGCCGATCAGGAGCTGACGCGGGCGCAGAACGCCATCAGGGTCAAACGGGTGCGCGTGGACACGCTCACCGCCGGGGCGCTCGGACCGGTCTTCACGATCCACGGCGACTTTGCGTCCTTCGACGAAGGCGCCCGGCTCGAGATCGGGGCGTTGACGCGGACGGCTCTGGACCGCCATCCCACGATCAGGCGGCTGGCGAAGCTGGTCGAGCGGGCAGGCTTCGCCGTCACGAAGGAGCGACAGAGTCGGATTCCCGACGTGACCGTGTACGGCGGCGTGGCCCGCGAGGTCGGGCGCGAGGCCTATATCGGCGGCCTCTCGGTCCCGACGCCGATCTGGTACCAACGCCAGGGGGAGATCGCGGCGGCGTTGGGCGCCAAGCGCAGGGAGGAGGCGGATCTCCTGCGCGCGAGGTATGAGCTGGTCCGGGCGATCAACGAGCATTTCCAGGACGCCAAGACCGCCGTCGAGCTGATCGAGCTGTTCGAAAAGGGGCTGTTGAAGCAAGCGCAGGAAGCACTCCGTATCGCACAGTTCAGCTTCCGGCAGGGAGTCTCGAGCCTGCTGGAGGTGCTGGATGCCCAGCGGGTCTACCGGCAGACGCAGTTGGAGTACGCCCTGGCGCGCTTCGACCTGTCGGCCGCACGCGCCAAGCTCGAACGGGCGGTCGGCGGACCCTTGGAAGCGGGGAGCACCGGCGAATGA
- a CDS encoding efflux RND transporter periplasmic adaptor subunit → MKRVRSIESRIPAFLPVLRWACTGITLLACPGCDTAPGDATGARPVQPSTQPGIVRLAPEALAQIGIETKPVAKGEFRSYRDFPGTVQPNENALAEITALVRGRILDVHADLGQEVKAGALLALLYSSELGIAQSSYLKANAKLHLAEQAFGRAQLLLKEKVIGRSEFQRRQGDLVSARAEAREARDRLQLLGMKDKEIRELERKERIRSHVPIHAPFDGRIIARNVTRGEVINTSDRLFVVADLSTVWVLANVPEKDIPPILRSVEQNRSVEVHVSAYQNQVFPGRITYVGDLLDPATRTMKVRVEVPNSDGRLKGEMFASVRIPLDPLPDSLTVPVAAVQQDQGETIVFVQVADRQFARRTVRLGGESGGHILVLGGLSEGELVVTQGAFVLRTELAKTVQGGPLE, encoded by the coding sequence ATGAAGCGCGTGCGCTCGATCGAATCGCGGATCCCGGCCTTCCTGCCCGTGCTGCGCTGGGCCTGCACCGGAATCACGCTCCTGGCATGTCCCGGCTGCGACACCGCTCCCGGCGACGCCACCGGCGCCAGACCCGTCCAGCCTTCCACCCAGCCAGGCATCGTGAGGCTCGCGCCTGAAGCCCTCGCGCAGATCGGGATCGAAACGAAGCCGGTCGCGAAAGGGGAGTTCCGCTCTTACCGGGATTTCCCGGGTACCGTCCAGCCGAACGAGAACGCGCTGGCCGAAATCACGGCGCTGGTGCGCGGACGCATCCTCGACGTCCACGCAGACCTCGGACAGGAGGTCAAGGCCGGTGCGCTGCTGGCGTTGCTGTACAGCAGCGAGCTCGGGATCGCCCAATCGTCTTACCTGAAGGCCAACGCGAAGCTGCACCTGGCCGAGCAGGCCTTCGGACGAGCCCAGCTGTTGCTCAAGGAGAAGGTCATCGGCCGCAGCGAGTTCCAGCGCCGGCAAGGAGACCTGGTCAGCGCCAGGGCCGAAGCTCGTGAAGCAAGGGATCGACTCCAGTTGCTCGGCATGAAAGACAAAGAGATTCGGGAGCTGGAGCGGAAGGAACGCATTCGCTCCCACGTTCCCATCCACGCCCCGTTCGACGGTCGCATCATTGCTCGCAACGTGACCAGGGGCGAGGTGATCAACACCTCTGACCGACTCTTCGTGGTCGCGGACCTTTCAACCGTGTGGGTCCTTGCCAACGTACCGGAGAAAGACATCCCGCCCATCCTTCGATCCGTGGAGCAAAACCGGTCGGTGGAGGTGCACGTCTCCGCCTACCAAAACCAGGTCTTTCCGGGGCGAATCACCTACGTCGGAGACCTGCTCGATCCTGCGACCCGTACGATGAAGGTCCGCGTCGAAGTGCCAAACTCCGACGGGCGTCTTAAAGGCGAAATGTTCGCTTCAGTGCGCATCCCGCTGGATCCGCTGCCGGATTCCCTGACGGTGCCCGTGGCGGCCGTGCAGCAGGACCAGGGAGAGACGATCGTCTTTGTCCAAGTCGCCGACCGCCAGTTCGCCAGACGGACGGTGAGACTCGGCGGCGAAAGCGGAGGGCATATCCTGGTCCTGGGCGGGCTTTCTGAGGGAGAGTTGGTCGTGACCCAAGGCGCGTTCGTCCTGAGGACCGAGCTCGCAAAGACCGTGCAGGGCGGTCCCTTGGAATGA
- a CDS encoding CusA/CzcA family heavy metal efflux RND transporter, whose translation MINPLLAFSLRQPVLILALVCLAGLAGLYAFQVLPIDAFPDVTNVQVQILTEAHGLSPVEVERFITIPIELQMMGLPDLTQIRSLSKFGLSQITVVFQDHVNVYFARQLVLERLIEAKDRLPDRAEPVLAPVTTGLGEVYQYYLARPGDLGDIPAIREEELTEQRTIQDWIVRPLLKSVPGVIDVNSLGGYVKQYQVLVDAAKLRKYDLSLHEVFNAIANNNANAGGNVIERQAEKLIVRGVGLIKTAADVEHIVVKAAGGTPVFVRDIADVRIAHAVRHGAAVLNGNLEVVAGIVLMLREGNAREVVEQVKRKVEELHRNRVLPGNLQIVPFYDRSELVTSALRTVHKALVEGVVFVVLVLFLFLGNLRSALIVTATLIVAPLSTFIVMRQVGLSANLMSLGGLAIAIGMMVDGSVVVVENVSRRLSEGGGSADARWRVVLEAAREVGQPVVFGILIIILVFLPLLALQGMEGKLFAPMAYTIVIALVVSLLLSLTLSPVLCSLSLKPEGERDTVPVRWAKRVYEPALRWTLGHRRHVLAAALILLVTSLLMVPWLGTEFIPILDEGAITPQTVRLPSISLSESIELEKQVHRAIREFPEVRSVVGKIGRSEIANDPQEPNESDPVVLLHPRETWTTASGKKELVDKIRHRLAKIPGVSILMSQPIQQRVDELISGVRTEVSIKLFGDDLDILRAKAEQIASVMRSIRGVEDLKVEQISGQPYLTVDIDRGRIARHGINVADVQEIIETAIAGKAATQVYEQERRFALVVRFPEDQRSSVEAISNILVKTASGALIPLSDLASIQIREGPVHISREQVRRRVYIGFNVEGRDIASVVAEGQKKLASQMTLPPGYTVAWSGAFENMQRAMARLRIIVPVTIGLIFLLLFSSFNSARYAALIILNLPFSLIGGIVALWTTGHYLSVPAAVGFIALFGVAVLNGIVLVSCINKLREDGVADEEAVVTGCTLRLRPVLMTALVTLLGLLPMAFAQGIGAEVQRPLAIVVIGGLVSSTLLTLVVLPALYRWFQEPSRA comes from the coding sequence ATGATCAATCCCCTCCTGGCTTTCTCACTCCGTCAGCCTGTTCTCATCCTGGCCCTGGTCTGTCTGGCAGGACTGGCAGGGCTCTACGCCTTCCAGGTCCTGCCGATCGACGCTTTTCCGGACGTCACCAACGTCCAGGTGCAGATCCTCACCGAAGCCCATGGCCTCTCCCCGGTGGAGGTGGAGCGTTTCATCACGATCCCGATCGAGTTGCAGATGATGGGACTGCCGGATCTCACTCAGATTCGCTCCTTGTCCAAATTCGGGCTGTCCCAAATCACGGTCGTCTTCCAGGACCACGTCAACGTCTACTTTGCCAGGCAGCTCGTGCTCGAGCGGCTGATCGAGGCGAAGGACCGTCTGCCCGACCGGGCCGAACCGGTATTGGCCCCGGTGACCACCGGGCTCGGGGAGGTCTATCAATACTATCTGGCGAGGCCGGGCGACCTGGGCGACATCCCGGCGATCCGGGAAGAGGAACTCACGGAGCAGCGGACCATCCAGGATTGGATCGTCCGGCCGCTGCTGAAGAGCGTGCCCGGCGTGATCGACGTCAACTCGCTGGGCGGGTACGTCAAACAATACCAGGTTCTGGTGGATGCCGCCAAGCTGCGCAAGTACGACCTCTCGCTGCACGAGGTGTTCAACGCCATCGCCAACAACAACGCGAACGCCGGCGGCAACGTGATCGAGCGACAGGCGGAGAAACTGATCGTGCGCGGCGTCGGGCTGATCAAGACGGCCGCGGACGTGGAGCACATTGTCGTAAAAGCGGCCGGCGGTACGCCGGTGTTCGTGCGGGACATCGCCGACGTCCGGATCGCCCACGCGGTCCGCCATGGAGCGGCCGTGCTGAACGGGAACCTGGAGGTGGTGGCGGGTATCGTGCTGATGCTGCGCGAGGGCAACGCACGGGAGGTCGTCGAGCAAGTCAAACGGAAGGTGGAAGAGCTCCACCGCAACCGCGTGCTGCCGGGCAATCTCCAGATCGTGCCCTTTTACGACCGGAGCGAGTTGGTGACGTCGGCCCTCCGCACGGTGCACAAGGCTCTGGTGGAGGGCGTCGTCTTCGTCGTGCTCGTCCTGTTCCTGTTTCTCGGCAATCTCCGGAGCGCCCTCATCGTGACCGCGACCCTGATCGTCGCGCCGCTCAGCACCTTCATCGTCATGCGACAGGTCGGCCTCTCGGCCAATCTGATGTCGCTCGGCGGGCTGGCGATCGCGATCGGCATGATGGTGGACGGTTCGGTGGTCGTCGTGGAAAATGTGTCCCGGCGGCTCTCCGAAGGAGGGGGCAGCGCGGACGCCAGGTGGCGGGTCGTGCTGGAGGCCGCCAGGGAAGTGGGGCAGCCGGTCGTCTTCGGCATTCTGATCATCATCCTCGTATTCCTGCCGTTGCTCGCACTCCAGGGGATGGAGGGAAAGCTCTTCGCGCCCATGGCCTACACGATCGTCATCGCCCTCGTCGTCTCCCTGCTCCTGTCCCTGACCCTGTCCCCCGTGCTCTGTTCACTCTCCCTGAAGCCCGAAGGGGAGCGGGACACCGTTCCGGTCCGGTGGGCCAAGCGGGTCTACGAGCCCGCCCTCCGCTGGACGTTGGGGCACCGGCGCCACGTGCTGGCCGCGGCGCTCATCCTGCTCGTGACCAGTCTCCTTATGGTGCCTTGGCTGGGCACCGAATTCATTCCCATCCTCGACGAAGGGGCCATCACGCCGCAAACCGTCCGGCTGCCGAGCATTTCTCTGTCTGAATCCATCGAGCTGGAAAAGCAGGTCCATCGGGCCATCCGCGAGTTCCCCGAGGTGCGGTCCGTGGTCGGGAAGATCGGACGGTCCGAGATCGCGAACGATCCACAGGAGCCCAACGAGAGCGATCCGGTCGTCCTGTTGCACCCGCGCGAGACCTGGACGACCGCGTCGGGCAAAAAGGAACTGGTCGACAAGATCCGGCACAGACTGGCCAAGATTCCCGGCGTCTCGATCCTGATGAGCCAGCCGATCCAGCAGCGGGTGGACGAGTTGATCTCCGGGGTCCGAACCGAGGTTTCGATCAAGCTGTTCGGGGACGACTTGGACATCTTAAGGGCGAAGGCCGAGCAGATCGCCTCGGTCATGCGGAGCATCCGGGGCGTCGAGGACCTCAAGGTGGAGCAAATTTCGGGACAACCCTACCTCACCGTGGACATCGATCGGGGCCGGATCGCCAGGCACGGGATCAACGTCGCGGACGTGCAGGAGATCATCGAGACGGCCATCGCCGGAAAGGCCGCCACGCAGGTCTACGAGCAGGAACGGCGCTTTGCCCTGGTCGTCCGCTTCCCGGAAGACCAGCGAAGCAGCGTGGAGGCGATCAGCAACATTCTCGTGAAGACCGCCTCCGGAGCTCTGATCCCGCTCAGCGATCTGGCCTCCATCCAGATTCGCGAGGGGCCCGTGCACATCAGTCGGGAGCAAGTCCGCCGTCGCGTTTACATCGGCTTCAACGTGGAAGGCCGGGACATCGCGAGCGTGGTCGCCGAGGGTCAGAAGAAGCTCGCGTCCCAGATGACCCTGCCCCCCGGCTACACGGTCGCTTGGAGCGGGGCGTTCGAGAACATGCAACGGGCCATGGCCCGCCTGCGAATCATCGTGCCCGTCACGATCGGCCTGATCTTTCTCCTGCTTTTTTCCTCTTTCAACTCAGCCCGCTACGCCGCGCTGATCATCCTGAATTTGCCGTTTTCCCTGATCGGCGGCATCGTGGCCCTCTGGACGACCGGCCACTACCTCAGCGTCCCGGCCGCCGTCGGGTTCATCGCCCTTTTCGGCGTCGCCGTGCTGAACGGGATCGTCCTGGTCTCCTGCATCAACAAACTGCGGGAGGACGGGGTGGCCGACGAGGAAGCCGTCGTGACCGGCTGTACGCTGCGTCTGCGGCCGGTCCTGATGACGGCGCTGGTGACGCTGCTCGGTCTCCTGCCCATGGCCTTCGCCCAGGGGATCGGGGCCGAGGTCCAGCGTCCGCTGGCGATCGTCGTGATCGGAGGGCTCGTCAGCTCGACGCTCCTGACCCTGGTCGTGCTGCCGGCTCTCTACCGCTGGTTCCAGGAACCGTCCAGGGCGTGA
- a CDS encoding DUF2061 domain-containing protein produces MNEIATGRQGAGMETHIRSVLKGISWRVVGTLDTMLLTFIFSGSIKVAAFVGSTEAVTKIFLYWAHERVWQRIRWGRLVPTVSSP; encoded by the coding sequence ATGAATGAAATTGCGACCGGGCGACAAGGAGCGGGAATGGAAACCCACATTCGGAGTGTTCTCAAGGGGATCAGTTGGCGTGTGGTTGGGACCCTCGATACGATGCTGTTGACCTTCATCTTTTCGGGGAGCATCAAGGTTGCGGCCTTCGTGGGATCTACCGAAGCTGTTACCAAAATATTTCTTTATTGGGCCCATGAAAGGGTGTGGCAGCGGATTCGTTGGGGACGCCTGGTCCCTACGGTCAGCTCCCCATAG
- a CDS encoding Rrf2 family transcriptional regulator, which produces MKFSKKSEYALRALLELTAQHGRRLLQRYEIAERQNIPIEFLEQILLTLKNAGLLASKRGVSGGYSLIKSPDEITLGQVIRLLDGPLAPIRCVSKTAYQKCSDCPYADKASCPIQQVMLGVRNAIADILDNYTLSNFVRNVGNVEHGRE; this is translated from the coding sequence GTGAAGTTCTCAAAGAAAAGCGAGTACGCGCTCAGGGCCCTTCTGGAGCTGACGGCCCAGCATGGCCGGAGGCTGCTGCAACGCTACGAGATCGCCGAGCGGCAGAACATTCCCATCGAGTTTCTCGAGCAGATCCTGCTGACGCTCAAGAACGCCGGGCTGTTGGCCAGCAAGCGCGGCGTGAGCGGGGGCTACAGCCTCATCAAATCTCCCGACGAGATCACATTGGGCCAGGTGATCCGGCTCCTGGACGGCCCCCTGGCGCCCATCCGCTGCGTCAGCAAGACCGCCTATCAGAAGTGCAGCGATTGCCCCTATGCGGACAAGGCCAGTTGCCCCATACAGCAGGTGATGCTCGGGGTGAGGAACGCGATCGCCGACATCCTGGACAACTACACGCTCAGTAACTTCGTCAGGAACGTCGGAAACGTTGAGCATGGTCGGGAATGA
- a CDS encoding glycine--tRNA ligase subunit alpha, which translates to MTLQELILSLHRFWADRGCVIHQPYDLEMGAGTFHPATFLRALGPEPWRAAYPQPCRRPTDGRYGENPNRLQHYYQYQVVLKPSPDDVQALYLESLASLGINPRQHDIRFVQDDWESPTLGAWGLGWEVRLDGMEITQFTYFQEIGGIELNPITVELTYGTERIAMYLQQVDSVFDLAWNDGVTYGEIHHETEVQFSKYNFESADVPLLAEAFKAYEAECTRLIGQDLVLPAYDCCIKTSHVFNLLDARGAISVAERTGYIARVRALARRCAERYVAQREALGYPLLRHAARAKGGKAEVSPR; encoded by the coding sequence GTGACCCTCCAGGAGCTGATCCTCTCCCTTCACCGCTTTTGGGCCGACCGCGGCTGCGTAATCCATCAACCTTACGATCTGGAAATGGGAGCCGGGACCTTTCACCCGGCCACCTTCCTGAGGGCCCTGGGACCGGAGCCCTGGCGCGCCGCCTATCCTCAGCCCTGCCGCCGCCCGACCGACGGCCGCTACGGGGAAAATCCCAATCGCCTGCAGCATTACTACCAGTACCAGGTCGTGCTGAAACCGTCGCCCGACGACGTCCAGGCTCTGTACCTGGAGAGTCTGGCGAGCCTGGGAATCAACCCGCGGCAGCACGACATCCGGTTCGTTCAGGACGACTGGGAATCCCCCACGTTGGGCGCCTGGGGCCTCGGGTGGGAAGTCCGCCTGGACGGGATGGAGATCACCCAGTTCACCTATTTCCAGGAGATCGGGGGAATCGAGCTGAACCCGATCACGGTCGAGCTCACGTACGGCACCGAGCGGATCGCCATGTACCTTCAGCAGGTGGACAGCGTGTTCGATCTGGCCTGGAACGACGGGGTCACCTACGGTGAAATTCACCACGAGACGGAAGTCCAATTCTCGAAATATAATTTCGAGTCGGCGGACGTGCCCTTGCTCGCCGAGGCCTTCAAGGCCTACGAGGCGGAATGCACCAGGCTGATCGGGCAGGATCTGGTCCTGCCGGCCTATGACTGCTGCATCAAGACCTCCCACGTCTTCAACCTGCTGGATGCGCGCGGAGCCATCAGCGTCGCCGAGCGAACGGGCTACATCGCCCGCGTCCGGGCCCTGGCCCGGCGGTGCGCGGAACGGTACGTCGCGCAGCGCGAAGCGCTGGGCTATCCGCTGCTGAGGCATGCCGCTCGTGCCAAGGGCGGCAAGGCTGAGGTTTCGCCCCGGTAG